The Mycolicibacterium cosmeticum DNA window GTGAAGCAGGCGAATGCGAACAGGAACGCAACGCCGAGGCCTGGGCCGAAGAGTCCCGCCGGGGAGAACGCGGTCAGCGAGTTCCCCGACGCCCCACCGCCCGAGATGATGGCGGTGTCCAGCACCACGAACGCACCGATCTCCAATGCCACCAGGATGCCGAGCACCTTCAGGCTCAGATCGACTCCCTTCACCACGAGCCCGGTGACCACGATGAGCGTGCCGAAGAGAATGACCCAGCGCGGGATGTTCACGCCCAGCTTTCCGGCGAGCAACGATTGCGCGAAGACCGAGAATTGTGACCACAAAGCCGCTTGCAAGGTACCGTAGAACAGGATTGCCAAAGCAGCGCTGGCGGTTGCCACCCGGCAGCCGAGCCCTCGCGCGATGTAGGCGACGAAGCCACCGGCGTTGGTGATGTGGCGGCTCATGGCGACGTAACCGACTGAGAACACCGCGAACAACAGTGCTGCGAGAAGGTACACCATGGGTGCCGTCGGCCCCTGAGCGGAGAACACGATCGGCGAGGCACCGACGAGGGCAGCCATCGGCGCAACTGCGGCGACGACGAAGAAGATGATCGCGCCGGCCCCTAGGCGGCCGGGCCGCAGCCCGGCTCGGTCAGGGTTGTGCGGCGGAGTTGGTTGTGCTCCGGGGTTATTGCTGGAGGGTGATGCTTCGAGGTTCGACATGGATGACTCCGAGTTGAGAGATCGTGGTTGCTATGGGTTAGGTCAGCCGTTGATGACCTGAGGTACCGACACTCCCTTCAAACCCTCGACACCGAATTCCAGCCCGTAGCCGGACTTCTTGATTCCGCCGAACGGAATCATCGGATGTACTCCGCCATGAGAGTTGATCCACACGGTGCCCGCCTGCAACCGCGTGGCCACGGTGCGCGCGGACTCCGGGTTCGCCGACCACACCGACGCGCCGAGGCCGGTGTCGAGATCGTTGGCCATCGTGATCGCGCGGTCCAGGTCGTCGTACCGGACGATGGGCAGGGCTGGGCCGAACTGCTCCTCGACGACAAGGGGATTCGTGTTGTCGATGTCGGCCACCAACGTCGTCGGATAGAAGTTGCCGACGGCTTGATGGTCAGGGTCGCCGCCGATCAGGACGGTGGCGCCGGCGCGACGTGCCGCTTCCACTAGCCTGGCCACGATGTCGAACTGCTTCCTGTTCTGCAGCGGGCCCAGAACATTGGCCTCATCGAGGCCGCGACCCATCGGCATCTTCGCGGCGACCTCGACCAGCGCGGCGCACACATCGTCGTAGACGTCGGTGTGCACGTACAGGCGCTTCAACGCCGCACATGTCTGTCCGGTGTTGATGAAGGCGCCCCAGAACAGATCCTCGGCGATCGCGCGCGGATCCACGTCTGGTAACACGATACCGGCGTCATTGCCTCCCAGTTCGAGCGTCAAGCGCTTCACCGTGTCGGCGGAGGCTTTGATGATCGCCTGACCGGTCGTAGTCGATCCCGTGAACATGAGCTTGCCGACGTCGGGGTGACTGGACAGCCGCTGCCCGAGGTCTCCTCCGCCGGGCAGCACCTGCAAGACGTCCTCGGGCAGAGCCTGGTTGATCACGTGCGCTAGGGCGAGCACGCTCAAAGGCGTGTATTCCGACGGTTTTACTACGACGCTGTTGCCCATCCGGAGGGCGGGTGCGATCTGCCATGTCGTGATCATCATGGGCCAGTTCCACGGACCGACGGCGCCGACGACCCCGATGGGTCGATAGTGCAGT harbors:
- a CDS encoding aldehyde dehydrogenase family protein — protein: MTITCDTLLDRVADANGQQILDPATGQLVGKVRFRTVDELDSAIERARLAQRSWAERRDEDRAADLLRAADAIDAVAEPLAELLSREQGKPLNGPNARFEVGACASWLRATAATTLPGEVLLDDDSGHAELHYRPIGVVGAVGPWNWPMMITTWQIAPALRMGNSVVVKPSEYTPLSVLALAHVINQALPEDVLQVLPGGGDLGQRLSSHPDVGKLMFTGSTTTGQAIIKASADTVKRLTLELGGNDAGIVLPDVDPRAIAEDLFWGAFINTGQTCAALKRLYVHTDVYDDVCAALVEVAAKMPMGRGLDEANVLGPLQNRKQFDIVARLVEAARRAGATVLIGGDPDHQAVGNFYPTTLVADIDNTNPLVVEEQFGPALPIVRYDDLDRAITMANDLDTGLGASVWSANPESARTVATRLQAGTVWINSHGGVHPMIPFGGIKKSGYGLEFGVEGLKGVSVPQVING